One window from the genome of Megalobrama amblycephala isolate DHTTF-2021 linkage group LG4, ASM1881202v1, whole genome shotgun sequence encodes:
- the LOC125266918 gene encoding transmembrane protein 233-like, protein MAPGGSQTDVKDSLNGSMDFYRSWFGSTTPRPPLRNYLVLTILTCFCPAYPVNILALVFSIMSRNSYDQGDYDGSRRLGKMALYVSIASIIIGILIITIFCAVHFSTKDV, encoded by the exons ATGGCACCGGGAGGCTCACAGACGGATGTGAAAGACTCTCTGAATGGGAGTATGGATTTCTATCGCAGCTGGTTCGGTTCTACGACCCCACGACCTCCTCTGCGAAATTACCTGGTCCTGACCATCCTCACCTGTTTCTGTCCTGCCTACCCTGTCAATATTTTAGCCCTGGTGTTCTCGATAATG TCCAGAAACAGTTATGACCAGGGAGATTATGATGGTTCTAGGCGTTTAGGGAAGATGGCGCTCTATGTGTCGATCGCCTCCATCATCATTGGCATCCTCATCATCACTATCTTCTGCGCTGTGCATTTCAGCACG